One region of Bosea sp. 29B genomic DNA includes:
- a CDS encoding type II toxin-antitoxin system RelE/ParE family toxin: MAEVRIQEAASHRLDEIYRYTRERWGKEQAQRYIEGLFETFSRIETHSVMSRPVPAEFGVDGFMVRHVRHVIYWRRLANGDIGIVTILHQRMHQIDRLREDLGL, encoded by the coding sequence ATGGCCGAGGTCCGCATTCAGGAAGCGGCTTCGCACCGCCTCGACGAGATCTACCGCTATACGCGTGAGCGCTGGGGCAAGGAGCAGGCGCAACGCTATATCGAGGGGCTGTTCGAAACGTTCAGCCGAATCGAGACGCATTCGGTGATGTCGCGTCCGGTTCCAGCCGAGTTCGGCGTCGACGGCTTCATGGTCCGCCATGTGCGCCATGTCATCTATTGGCGCCGGCTGGCGAATGGCGACATCGGTATCGTTACGATCCTGCATCAGCGCATGCATCAGATCGACCGCCTTCGTGAGGACCTTGGGCTGTGA
- a CDS encoding N-acetyltransferase, which translates to MGWFQSLLRRRPKTGRAGPLDVRHARQVAALHHQGGFARLWEPGECAALLADRAVVAEGVFIGSASEPCGFVMSRLASDEAEILSIVVAGGRRRSGLGQTLLCAHLAQLAARGTARLFLEVEEGNAPAIGLYRRLGFETVGRREGYYPKPDGNRAAALVMRRDLA; encoded by the coding sequence ATGGGCTGGTTCCAATCCCTGCTCAGGCGCCGGCCGAAGACGGGCCGCGCCGGCCCGCTCGACGTCCGCCATGCCCGCCAGGTCGCGGCCCTGCATCACCAGGGCGGCTTCGCGCGACTGTGGGAGCCCGGCGAATGCGCTGCCCTGCTCGCCGACCGGGCGGTCGTGGCCGAGGGCGTGTTCATCGGCAGCGCCAGCGAGCCCTGCGGCTTCGTGATGTCGCGGCTGGCCTCCGACGAGGCGGAGATCCTCAGCATCGTCGTCGCCGGCGGGAGGCGCCGGTCGGGCCTCGGGCAGACGCTGCTCTGCGCTCATCTCGCGCAATTGGCGGCGCGCGGCACAGCACGGCTCTTCCTCGAGGTCGAGGAGGGCAACGCGCCGGCAATCGGGCTTTACCGGCGACTCGGATTCGAGACCGTCGGGCGGCGCGAGGGATACTACCCGAAGCCGGACGGCAACCGCGCCGCCGCGCTGGTGATGCGGCGCGATCTCGCCTGA
- a CDS encoding lysophospholipid acyltransferase family protein: MKGIRPGAMVRLALLVFGTLVLIPPQLVAMRLGRPFYFTRLFQKLGCRCFGVRITTHGAPPPAGQGGLIVANHTSWLDIPVIGTTGPLSFVAKAEVATWPVIGWLSTLQRTVFIDRMRRGATAGVASEMGKRLQNGQSVVLFAEGTTGDGTRVLPLRSSLLGAAHEAVRGADEAETTVYPLCVTYTGFHGLRGGRAERSALSWYGDTELAPHFRAMINSGAIDVELAWGEPIRMGRKLSRKEATRLAEIAIRRARQDAVTGRSRA, from the coding sequence ATGAAAGGCATCCGTCCCGGCGCCATGGTGCGGCTCGCGCTGCTCGTCTTCGGCACGCTCGTCCTGATTCCGCCGCAGCTTGTCGCGATGCGCCTCGGGCGGCCGTTCTATTTCACACGGCTGTTCCAGAAACTGGGCTGCCGCTGCTTCGGCGTGCGCATCACAACGCACGGCGCGCCTCCGCCGGCAGGCCAGGGCGGGCTGATTGTCGCCAACCACACCTCCTGGCTCGACATCCCCGTCATCGGCACGACCGGGCCGCTCTCCTTCGTCGCCAAGGCCGAGGTCGCGACCTGGCCGGTGATCGGCTGGCTCTCGACGCTGCAGCGCACCGTCTTCATCGACCGGATGCGCCGCGGCGCCACCGCCGGCGTCGCCAGCGAGATGGGCAAGCGCCTGCAAAACGGACAGTCGGTGGTACTGTTCGCCGAGGGCACCACCGGCGACGGCACGCGCGTCCTGCCGCTGCGCTCTTCCTTGCTCGGGGCCGCTCACGAAGCCGTGCGCGGGGCGGACGAGGCCGAGACCACGGTCTATCCGCTCTGCGTCACCTATACCGGCTTCCACGGCCTGCGCGGCGGCCGGGCCGAGCGCTCAGCGCTGTCCTGGTATGGCGACACCGAACTCGCGCCGCATTTCCGGGCGATGATCAATTCCGGCGCCATCGACGTCGAGCTCGCCTGGGGCGAGCCGATCCGGATGGGCCGCAAGCTCTCGCGCAAGGAGGCGACGCGCCTCGCCGAGATCGCGATCCGCCGGGCACGGCAGGACGCCGTCACCGGCCGGTCACGCGCCTGA
- the ybeY gene encoding rRNA maturation RNase YbeY codes for MQSRKWREIGDLRPRILAAVDAGLALAPVKPLPGAELSLLLTDDKRIRIVNRDWRGFDKATNVLSFPAAPPERIASSPVIGDIVIALETVAREANAEEKSFGDHLSHLVIHGLLHLLGEDHETEAEAQRMEALETAALARLGIADPYASSEPEPMQPRPASKTKKPQPAS; via the coding sequence ATGCAGTCTCGCAAATGGCGCGAGATCGGGGATTTGCGTCCGCGGATCCTCGCCGCGGTCGATGCCGGGCTGGCGCTGGCTCCGGTCAAGCCGCTGCCGGGCGCCGAGCTCAGCCTGCTGCTCACCGACGACAAGCGCATCCGCATCGTCAACCGCGACTGGCGCGGCTTCGACAAGGCGACCAATGTTCTCTCCTTCCCGGCCGCGCCGCCCGAGCGGATCGCATCGAGCCCGGTGATCGGCGACATCGTGATCGCCCTGGAGACGGTCGCCCGGGAGGCGAACGCCGAGGAGAAATCCTTCGGCGACCATCTCAGCCATCTCGTGATCCACGGGCTGCTGCACCTGCTCGGCGAAGACCACGAGACGGAAGCCGAGGCCCAGCGCATGGAAGCGCTGGAGACCGCAGCGCTTGCCCGACTCGGCATCGCCGACCCCTATGCCAGCTCCGAGCCGGAACCCATGCAGCCCCGCCCAGCATCCAAGACCAAGAAGCCGCAGCCAGCGTCATGA
- the miaB gene encoding tRNA (N6-isopentenyl adenosine(37)-C2)-methylthiotransferase MiaB, translating to MKKVHIKSYGCQMNVYDGQRMADVLGQEGYVETATPDDADLILLNTCHIRERAAHKVYTELGKLRDLKRERKAQGRETQLVVAGCVAQAEGAEIQRRQPAVDLVIGPQTYHRLPELLAQAKSGRVVDTELPPEDKFDHLPAPKPAAIVARGVSAFVTVQEGCDKFCAFCVVPYTRGAEFSRPVAQVLAEVERLAQAGVQDVSLLGQNVNAYHGDGTDGRVWTLARLMRRIAEVPGIARIRYTTSHPRDMDENLIALHRDLPQVMPFLHLPVQAGSDRILAAMNRKHTGDEYRRLIDRIRAARPDIALSSDFIVGFPGESDADFEETLRLIADVRFASAYSFKYSPRPGTPAAELSEQVPPAVMDERLYRLQALVEQHRQEFNHTMVGRTVEILIERNGRHPGQLAGKTPYMQAVQIESATHRIGDRVMVQIERAGSNSLFGRAVEQPGLAA from the coding sequence ATGAAGAAAGTCCACATCAAGTCCTATGGCTGCCAGATGAACGTCTATGACGGCCAGCGCATGGCCGACGTCCTGGGCCAGGAGGGCTATGTCGAGACTGCGACGCCCGACGACGCCGACCTCATCCTGCTGAATACCTGCCATATCCGCGAGCGCGCGGCGCACAAGGTCTATACCGAGCTCGGCAAGCTGCGCGACCTGAAGCGCGAGCGGAAGGCGCAAGGGCGCGAGACCCAGCTCGTCGTCGCCGGCTGCGTCGCCCAGGCCGAAGGCGCCGAGATCCAGCGCCGCCAGCCGGCCGTCGACCTCGTCATCGGCCCGCAGACCTATCACCGCCTGCCCGAATTGCTGGCGCAGGCGAAAAGCGGCCGCGTCGTCGATACGGAATTGCCGCCGGAGGACAAGTTCGATCACCTGCCGGCGCCGAAGCCGGCGGCGATCGTCGCCCGCGGCGTCTCTGCCTTCGTCACCGTGCAGGAGGGCTGCGACAAGTTCTGCGCCTTCTGCGTCGTGCCCTATACGCGCGGCGCCGAATTCTCGCGCCCGGTCGCCCAGGTGCTCGCCGAAGTCGAGCGGTTGGCGCAAGCCGGCGTGCAGGACGTCTCGCTGCTCGGCCAGAACGTCAACGCCTATCATGGCGATGGCACCGACGGCCGGGTCTGGACGCTGGCGCGATTGATGCGGCGCATCGCCGAGGTGCCGGGCATCGCCCGCATCCGCTATACGACCAGCCATCCGCGCGACATGGACGAGAACCTGATCGCTCTCCATCGCGACCTGCCGCAGGTGATGCCGTTCCTGCACCTGCCGGTGCAGGCCGGTTCCGACCGGATTCTTGCAGCGATGAACCGCAAGCATACCGGCGACGAATACCGCCGGCTGATCGACCGGATCCGCGCAGCGCGGCCCGATATCGCCCTGTCTTCCGACTTCATCGTCGGCTTCCCCGGCGAGAGCGATGCCGATTTCGAGGAGACGCTGCGGCTGATCGCCGATGTGCGCTTCGCCTCGGCCTATTCGTTCAAGTACTCGCCGCGTCCCGGCACGCCCGCGGCCGAGCTTTCCGAGCAGGTGCCGCCCGCCGTGATGGACGAGCGGCTCTACCGGCTGCAGGCTTTGGTCGAGCAGCATCGGCAGGAGTTCAACCACACCATGGTCGGGCGCACCGTCGAGATTCTGATCGAGCGCAACGGGCGGCATCCCGGCCAGCTCGCCGGCAAGACGCCCTATATGCAGGCGGTCCAAATCGAGAGCGCGACGCACCGGATCGGCGATCGCGTCATGGTCCAGATCGAGCGCGCCGGGTCGAACTCGCTGTTTGGCCGCGCGGTGGAACAGCCGGGGTTGGCTGCCTGA
- a CDS encoding universal stress protein, whose translation MVKRRRSYETGHRPKFLAVVDDSPECSKAVRFAARRCARLGASIVLLGVVTPPPDETWLGVGDMVQADAEAEAQELIDAAAAAVRSLAGLEPEKVVRTGIKADEMVKLIEADEDISLLVLAAGTGRDGPGPLVAALAGKGAGSFPIPVAIVPGHLADEEIDALA comes from the coding sequence ATGGTCAAGAGACGGCGGTCCTATGAGACGGGCCATCGCCCGAAATTCCTCGCTGTCGTCGACGACAGCCCGGAATGCTCGAAGGCGGTGCGCTTCGCGGCGCGGCGCTGCGCGCGCCTGGGCGCATCGATCGTGCTGCTCGGCGTGGTCACCCCGCCGCCGGACGAGACCTGGCTCGGCGTCGGCGACATGGTGCAGGCCGATGCCGAGGCCGAGGCGCAGGAGCTGATCGACGCGGCCGCCGCGGCCGTGCGCTCGCTGGCCGGGCTGGAGCCCGAGAAAGTCGTGCGCACCGGCATCAAGGCCGACGAGATGGTCAAGCTGATCGAGGCCGACGAGGACATCTCGCTGCTGGTGCTCGCCGCGGGCACTGGTCGGGACGGGCCCGGCCCATTGGTCGCCGCGCTCGCCGGCAAGGGCGCCGGCAGCTTCCCGATCCCGGTCGCGATCGTGCCCGGACACCTCGCCGACGAGGAAATCGACGCGCTGGCCTGA
- the murJ gene encoding murein biosynthesis integral membrane protein MurJ translates to MSDTSPQRTSRLARDSLIVGAATILSRLLGFARDVLIARLLGAGPVADAFLAALRLPNLVRRVLGEGGLNAPFVPLYLAIKAERGEGDAKRFAGAVASQLGLLLLGFVVLAELFAPWVVLGLAGGFADEPQTLALATYYTRLMLPFVLLTTLAALLAALLNAEGRFTVAALAPALMNAILLCALLFALFRGGDSHASATLLAACLSLTGLAHLAMILWRLRGIGLPRPGLLWSPDMSRLVRTGGATLLAASAAQLVLLISTQVASTEPGSVSALYYADRVFQLPLSFFGVAMGTVVLSAMAGERSQADHDALLGRALALGLALAIPAATALFVLAEPIVSVLFENGQFNAADRERTASALAAFACGLPFALAAKVFGQVYFVRRLPRLPLIAGFAAVAVAAIAGYALLGWRDAAMIGALAASLAFIVQAGLLGLHLLRSRLWRPHWADARTILAIIMAAVLMMAALEATFRPLLSALNPDQPTLWRAGALATLCCTGAAVYAVAGFLLGAFDMVLPPRLLRLRAASVRTPRS, encoded by the coding sequence GTGAGTGATACATCGCCACAGCGAACCTCACGCCTCGCCCGCGATTCCCTGATCGTCGGCGCCGCGACGATCCTGTCGCGCCTGCTCGGCTTTGCCCGTGACGTGCTGATCGCGCGCCTGCTCGGCGCCGGCCCCGTGGCGGACGCCTTCCTGGCGGCCCTGCGCCTGCCCAATCTCGTCCGGCGGGTACTCGGCGAAGGGGGACTGAATGCCCCCTTCGTGCCGCTCTATCTCGCGATCAAGGCCGAGCGCGGCGAGGGCGACGCCAAGCGCTTCGCCGGCGCGGTTGCGAGTCAGCTCGGCCTGCTGCTGCTCGGCTTCGTCGTGCTGGCCGAGCTGTTCGCGCCCTGGGTCGTGCTCGGATTGGCCGGCGGTTTCGCCGATGAACCGCAGACGCTGGCGCTCGCCACCTACTACACGCGGCTGATGCTGCCCTTCGTGCTGCTGACCACGCTCGCGGCACTGCTCGCGGCACTGCTCAATGCCGAGGGTCGCTTCACCGTGGCGGCGCTGGCTCCGGCCCTGATGAACGCGATCCTGCTCTGCGCCCTGCTGTTCGCGCTGTTTCGCGGCGGCGACAGCCATGCCAGCGCGACGCTGCTCGCCGCCTGCCTCAGCCTCACCGGCCTCGCCCATCTCGCCATGATCCTGTGGCGCCTGCGCGGCATCGGCCTGCCGCGCCCCGGCCTGCTCTGGTCACCGGACATGAGCCGGCTGGTCCGGACCGGCGGGGCGACGCTGCTCGCCGCCTCCGCCGCGCAGCTCGTTCTCTTGATCTCGACGCAGGTCGCCTCGACCGAGCCCGGCTCGGTTTCGGCGCTATATTATGCCGACCGCGTCTTCCAGCTGCCGCTCTCCTTCTTCGGCGTCGCGATGGGCACGGTCGTGCTCTCGGCCATGGCCGGCGAACGGTCGCAGGCAGACCACGACGCCCTCCTCGGCCGGGCGCTGGCGCTCGGCCTGGCGCTGGCGATTCCGGCCGCGACGGCCCTGTTCGTCCTGGCCGAGCCGATCGTCTCGGTGCTGTTCGAGAACGGACAATTCAACGCCGCCGACCGCGAGCGCACCGCTTCGGCGCTCGCCGCCTTCGCATGCGGCCTGCCCTTCGCGCTCGCCGCCAAGGTGTTCGGGCAGGTCTATTTCGTGCGCCGGCTGCCGCGCCTGCCGCTGATCGCCGGCTTTGCCGCTGTCGCCGTCGCGGCGATCGCAGGCTACGCCCTGCTCGGCTGGCGTGATGCGGCGATGATCGGCGCTCTGGCGGCGAGCCTCGCCTTCATCGTCCAGGCGGGGCTGCTCGGCCTCCATCTGCTGCGCAGCAGACTATGGCGGCCGCACTGGGCCGATGCCAGGACGATCCTCGCCATCATCATGGCCGCCGTACTCATGATGGCGGCGCTCGAGGCCACGTTCAGGCCGCTCCTCTCGGCGCTGAACCCGGACCAGCCGACCTTGTGGCGCGCCGGTGCGCTGGCGACGCTGTGCTGCACGGGCGCTGCCGTTTACGCCGTTGCCGGCTTCCTGCTCGGCGCCTTCGACATGGTCTTGCCGCCGCGCCTCTTGCGCCTTCGCGCCGCATCCGTCAGAACGCCGCGTTCCTGA
- a CDS encoding hemolysin family protein: protein MSDDTRSSSSSEPTGRGLSHWLGQFLDRLGLRQGGSIREDITEALAQDSGGVTDLSPQERAMLSNVLSLRERRVADVMVPRADVIAVSSEATLGDLLALFRTAGHSRLPVYGESLDDPRGMIHIRDFLDFIAARAKPGRKLRGEAEAPAGPSLGAIDLSMTLAQAKILRPVLYVPPSMPAVDLLVRMQATRTHIALVIDEYGGTDGLISIEDLVEIVVGDIEDEHDLDEAPAIAPAGENRFIADARATLDELKEATGIDLSSAEVAEEVDTLGGLIVTLAGRVPVRGELIKGPEDLEFEVLDADPRRVKRLRIHRRDAIATEAPAAPDAA from the coding sequence ATGAGCGACGACACCCGATCTTCCTCCTCATCAGAACCAACAGGCCGCGGCCTGTCGCATTGGCTCGGCCAGTTCCTCGACCGGCTCGGCCTGCGCCAGGGCGGCTCGATCCGCGAGGACATCACCGAGGCGCTGGCGCAGGACAGCGGCGGAGTGACCGACCTCTCGCCGCAAGAGCGGGCGATGCTCTCGAACGTGCTGAGCCTGCGCGAGCGCCGCGTTGCCGATGTGATGGTGCCGCGCGCCGACGTCATCGCAGTCTCCTCGGAGGCGACGCTCGGCGACCTCCTGGCCCTGTTCCGCACCGCCGGCCATTCGCGCCTGCCTGTTTATGGGGAATCGCTCGACGACCCCCGGGGAATGATCCACATCCGCGACTTCCTCGACTTCATCGCGGCCCGGGCCAAGCCAGGCCGGAAGCTGCGCGGTGAGGCAGAGGCGCCGGCCGGCCCGAGTCTCGGCGCCATCGATCTCTCGATGACGCTGGCCCAGGCCAAGATCCTGCGGCCGGTGCTCTACGTGCCGCCCTCGATGCCGGCGGTCGACCTTCTGGTCAGAATGCAGGCGACGCGTACCCATATCGCCCTGGTGATCGACGAATATGGCGGCACGGACGGGCTGATCTCGATCGAAGACCTGGTCGAGATCGTCGTCGGCGACATCGAGGACGAGCACGATCTCGACGAAGCTCCCGCGATCGCACCAGCTGGCGAGAACCGCTTCATCGCCGATGCCCGCGCCACCCTCGACGAGTTGAAGGAGGCGACCGGAATCGACCTGTCGAGCGCCGAGGTTGCCGAGGAGGTCGATACGCTCGGCGGGCTGATCGTGACCCTGGCCGGCCGCGTGCCGGTGCGCGGCGAATTGATCAAGGGGCCGGAGGACCTCGAATTCGAGGTGCTTGACGCCGACCCGCGCCGGGTCAAGCGCCTGCGCATCCATCGCCGCGATGCGATCGCGACCGAGGCACCAGCCGCGCCGGACGCCGCATGA
- a CDS encoding NifU family protein yields MFIQTEATPNPATLKFLPGRSVSPQGPIELRDPALAERSPLATRLFGVKGVSAVFFGSDFITVTKAEGEWPHLKPAILGAIMEHYMSGAPLMSDGAPIDEIAESEDEFFAEEDAATVDTIKELLETRIRPAVAGDGGDITFRGYKDGTVYLVMKGSCSGCPSSTATLKHGIQNLLRHFLPQVREVEAV; encoded by the coding sequence ATGTTCATCCAGACCGAAGCCACGCCCAACCCCGCCACTCTGAAGTTCCTGCCCGGCCGCAGCGTCTCGCCGCAAGGGCCGATCGAATTGCGTGACCCCGCCTTGGCCGAGCGCTCGCCGCTCGCGACACGCCTGTTCGGCGTCAAGGGCGTCTCAGCCGTGTTCTTTGGCTCGGACTTCATCACCGTGACCAAGGCCGAGGGCGAATGGCCGCATCTCAAGCCCGCCATCCTCGGCGCGATCATGGAACACTACATGTCCGGCGCGCCGCTGATGAGCGACGGCGCCCCGATCGACGAAATCGCCGAAAGCGAGGACGAGTTCTTCGCCGAGGAGGACGCTGCGACCGTCGACACGATCAAGGAGCTGCTCGAGACCCGCATCCGCCCGGCCGTCGCCGGCGATGGCGGCGACATCACCTTCCGCGGCTACAAGGACGGCACGGTCTACCTCGTCATGAAGGGCTCCTGCTCGGGCTGCCCGTCCTCGACCGCGACGCTGAAGCACGGCATCCAGAACCTGCTGCGGCATTTCCTGCCGCAGGTGCGCGAGGTCGAGGCGGTTTGA
- the trpS gene encoding tryptophan--tRNA ligase, giving the protein MAAFSPRVFSGMQPTSTLHLGNYLGALVNWVAMQKTHDCIYCVVDMHAITQGLDVWGGPAELTRATREVAAAYIAAGVDPKQSIIFNQSQVSGHAELAWVFNTIARLGWLNRMTQFKEKAGKDRENASVGLYDYPVLMAADILLYKATHVPVGEDQKQHLELTRDIAQKFNNDFAERIAELGLGTGELGYFPLPEPMIQGPAPRVMSLRDGTKKMSKSDPSDYSRINLTDDADMIAQKIRKAKTDPEALPSEEKGLEGRPEAENLVGIYAGLSGETRAQVLGQFGGSQFSGFKAALVELAVGKLAPIAGEMRRLLADPGHIDAILSDGADRAAAIAAPIMRDTKDITGFVRRR; this is encoded by the coding sequence ATGGCCGCTTTCTCTCCCCGCGTCTTCTCCGGCATGCAGCCGACCTCGACGCTCCATCTCGGCAATTATCTCGGCGCGCTGGTGAACTGGGTCGCGATGCAGAAGACCCATGACTGCATCTATTGCGTCGTCGACATGCACGCGATCACGCAAGGGCTCGACGTCTGGGGAGGACCGGCCGAGCTGACCCGCGCCACGCGCGAGGTCGCGGCCGCCTATATCGCCGCCGGCGTCGACCCCAAGCAGAGCATCATCTTCAACCAGAGCCAGGTCTCCGGCCATGCCGAACTCGCCTGGGTGTTCAATACGATCGCGCGCCTCGGCTGGCTCAACCGCATGACGCAGTTCAAGGAGAAGGCCGGCAAGGACCGCGAGAACGCCTCGGTCGGGCTCTACGACTATCCCGTGCTGATGGCGGCCGACATCCTGCTCTACAAGGCGACCCATGTCCCGGTCGGCGAGGACCAGAAGCAGCATCTCGAATTGACCCGCGATATCGCGCAGAAGTTCAACAACGACTTCGCCGAGCGCATCGCCGAGCTCGGTCTCGGCACCGGCGAGCTCGGCTATTTCCCGCTGCCCGAGCCGATGATCCAGGGCCCGGCGCCGCGGGTGATGAGCCTGCGCGACGGCACCAAGAAGATGTCGAAGTCGGACCCGTCGGATTATTCGCGCATCAACCTGACCGACGATGCCGACATGATCGCGCAGAAGATCCGCAAGGCGAAGACCGATCCGGAGGCGCTGCCTTCCGAGGAGAAGGGGCTGGAGGGCCGGCCGGAGGCCGAGAACCTGGTCGGGATCTATGCCGGGCTCTCCGGCGAGACCAGGGCGCAGGTGCTCGGGCAGTTCGGCGGCAGCCAGTTCTCCGGCTTCAAGGCGGCGCTGGTCGAGCTCGCCGTCGGCAAGCTCGCGCCGATCGCCGGCGAAATGCGGCGCCTCCTGGCCGATCCCGGCCATATCGACGCCATCCTCAGCGACGGCGCCGACCGCGCCGCCGCGATCGCCGCGCCGATCATGCGGGATACCAAGGACATCACCGGCTTCGTGCGTCGGCGCTGA
- a CDS encoding PhoH family protein: protein MTRDGLPGAEVELTFDNNQTAGLVFGHYDQNLAHLERRLGVVVSPNGNHVTIKGPRETAEQASRVLRTLYARAKTGAAVNLGEVDGAIEESNAQRSLFPSDNAGKAAFDAVVTRKRGPVRARNAAQDAYLRQLKRHELVLAEGPAGTGKTWLAVGHAVSLIEQGVVERMVLSRPAVEAGERLGFLPGDMREKVDPYLRPIYDALNDFMEARHVERALQTGMIEIAPLAFMRGRTLSNAVVLLDEAQNATSVQMKMFLTRLGEGSRMIITGDPSQVDLPPGQRSGLVEAVRLLSGVEGVGHARFEEGDVVRHALVRRIVMAYEDASRKERDEREARLAALPAPEAPAEGDADGLKRMLSRERPR, encoded by the coding sequence CTGACCCGCGACGGCCTGCCCGGCGCAGAGGTTGAGCTCACCTTCGACAACAACCAGACCGCTGGCCTGGTCTTCGGGCATTACGACCAGAACCTGGCGCATCTGGAGCGGCGCCTCGGTGTCGTCGTCAGTCCGAACGGCAACCACGTCACCATCAAGGGCCCGCGCGAGACTGCCGAGCAGGCGAGTCGCGTGCTGCGCACGCTCTATGCCCGCGCCAAAACCGGCGCCGCCGTCAATCTCGGCGAGGTCGACGGCGCGATCGAGGAGAGCAACGCACAGCGCTCGCTCTTCCCCTCCGACAATGCCGGCAAGGCCGCCTTCGACGCCGTTGTGACGCGCAAGCGCGGCCCGGTCCGGGCCCGCAACGCCGCGCAGGACGCCTATCTGCGCCAACTCAAGCGCCATGAGCTCGTTCTCGCCGAAGGCCCGGCCGGCACCGGCAAGACCTGGCTCGCCGTCGGCCATGCCGTCTCGCTGATCGAGCAGGGCGTGGTCGAGCGCATGGTGCTGTCGCGCCCGGCGGTCGAGGCCGGCGAGCGCCTCGGCTTCCTGCCCGGCGACATGCGCGAGAAGGTCGATCCGTACCTGCGGCCGATCTACGACGCCCTCAACGACTTCATGGAGGCACGCCATGTCGAGCGCGCCCTGCAGACCGGCATGATCGAGATCGCGCCGCTGGCCTTCATGCGCGGGCGCACGCTGAGCAATGCCGTTGTGCTGCTCGACGAGGCGCAGAACGCGACCTCCGTGCAGATGAAGATGTTTCTCACCCGCCTGGGCGAGGGCTCGCGCATGATCATCACCGGCGACCCTTCGCAGGTCGACCTGCCGCCGGGCCAGCGTTCCGGCCTGGTCGAGGCGGTCAGGCTGCTCTCGGGCGTCGAGGGCGTCGGCCATGCCCGCTTCGAGGAAGGCGACGTCGTCCGCCATGCGCTCGTGCGCCGGATCGTCATGGCCTATGAGGATGCCTCCCGGAAGGAGCGCGACGAGCGCGAGGCGCGGCTTGCCGCCCTGCCCGCACCGGAGGCTCCCGCCGAGGGCGATGCCGACGGGCTGAAGCGGATGCTGTCGCGGGAGCGGCCGCGATGA
- the tsaB gene encoding tRNA (adenosine(37)-N6)-threonylcarbamoyltransferase complex dimerization subunit type 1 TsaB has protein sequence MRILAIDTALGACSACVLDTSDPSPLAIEQTAMERGHAEALMPMIERVMAKVEGGFPSLDRVAVTIGPGSYTGLRVGISAARAIAFAAGIPAIGISTLAASAAPFIGREGGRVVAAAVDAKHGQVWFQAMNAQGKQLVSVRQVNHRDAARAIGAGPVSLVGSAALAVANEAWAIGLDALVVDDAKAPDVIWVARLGAIADPETAPPRPLYLKAPETTPQDRARLPRR, from the coding sequence ATGCGCATCCTCGCGATAGATACCGCGCTCGGCGCCTGTTCGGCCTGCGTGCTCGACACCAGCGACCCGTCCCCCCTCGCGATCGAACAGACCGCGATGGAGCGCGGCCATGCCGAGGCGCTGATGCCGATGATCGAGCGCGTGATGGCCAAGGTCGAGGGCGGCTTCCCCTCACTCGACCGCGTCGCCGTGACCATCGGCCCCGGCAGCTATACCGGCCTGCGCGTCGGCATCAGTGCGGCGAGGGCGATCGCATTTGCCGCCGGCATTCCGGCTATCGGGATCTCGACGCTGGCCGCCAGCGCAGCACCTTTCATCGGCCGCGAGGGCGGGCGCGTCGTCGCGGCCGCGGTCGACGCCAAGCACGGCCAGGTCTGGTTCCAGGCGATGAACGCGCAGGGCAAGCAGCTCGTCTCGGTGCGCCAGGTCAACCATCGCGACGCCGCCCGCGCCATCGGTGCCGGCCCGGTCTCGCTGGTCGGTTCGGCTGCGCTCGCCGTCGCCAACGAAGCCTGGGCGATCGGCCTCGACGCGCTCGTCGTCGACGACGCCAAGGCGCCGGACGTGATCTGGGTGGCGCGCCTCGGCGCGATCGCCGACCCGGAAACCGCCCCGCCGCGCCCGCTCTATCTCAAGGCGCCGGAAACGACGCCGCAGGACCGCGCCCGGCTGCCGCGGCGCTAG
- a CDS encoding addiction module antitoxin, giving the protein MPRTTTTMTVRLSGPLSDFVAKNVGPDGDYENVSEYVRDLIRRDKEQAERVAFDRLKAELQRAFAAPDSAYRPLTAAEVIARNDA; this is encoded by the coding sequence ATGCCGCGCACCACCACTACCATGACTGTCCGGCTCAGCGGCCCCTTGAGCGACTTCGTCGCCAAGAACGTCGGCCCGGACGGCGACTATGAGAATGTCAGCGAATATGTCCGCGACCTGATCCGCCGCGACAAGGAACAGGCCGAGCGCGTGGCCTTCGATCGGCTGAAGGCTGAGTTGCAACGCGCCTTCGCTGCCCCTGATTCTGCCTATCGGCCGCTCACTGCGGCCGAAGTGATCGCGCGCAACGACGCCTGA